The Anaerolineales bacterium genome contains the following window.
ACCAGCCGGATGCGCGAATCCCGGGCTGCGAAGGAGGCGACGATCTGCGGAGTGTCATCCGCCGAATTGTCGTCGATGACGACCGCCTCCCAGCGGGAGTAGGTTTGCGCGCGGACGCCTTCCAGACAGCGGCGGATGTTGCGGGCTTCGTTGCGGGCGGGGATGAGGATGGATATCAGCGGGCCGTCCGCGGCGGGTTCGGCCAAGGCGATCGGAGCCCCGAGATCGTGGTGGCGTTCGATCCAGAGGACGAATCCCATGCCCCCCAGGAACATCAGGGTCGAAAGCAGAATAAAGAAAAAAGACAAACCCATGGCGATTTGTTCGGAATACCTGGTATGTTTTCCCGGCTATCAGTATAAATGATTTCCCGTCAAGGGACGATGGACAGGATCGGCCGTTGCAGATTGACCATCGCGGATCGACCATCGGCCATCGTCCGATGTCCGAAATCCATAGCCCGCCGTCTATGGCCGATCAACCATGGTCTACGGTCCGATTCCCTTCAG
Protein-coding sequences here:
- a CDS encoding glycosyltransferase family 2 protein; protein product: MGLSFFFILLSTLMFLGGMGFVLWIERHHDLGAPIALAEPAADGPLISILIPARNEARNIRRCLEGVRAQTYSRWEAVVIDDNSADDTPQIVASFAARDSRIRLVRGTPLPARWVGKSHALAQGAQAAKGEWLCMLDADTFAAPELLASTYQEAQTRGVHFPA